The genomic DNA TTTTTTGTGTTGCCATAACTTTAGTGATTAAATCCATCTAGAAAAGGCCTCTATCGTCAGCGACATTGTCAGTGCTACATATTCAATccaatttcaaaacaaagtgcTAATTTTAAAGATTGTTATCCGCTGtacaattttgttttccctaaTCTTCAAGATCATttaagaagaggaaaggaaaaaaactaaataaaaagaaataaaaaggaaatgaaagatttCTGTTCAAATGCTGGCTTCTTCACAAGAAATTACACATGCTTAGCTTAAATTTCAACAAAGCAGCGGCCCAAAacttataatttaaaaagatatgTTTCTCCCCTACAATGCAAGTAATCTCAGGCTACGACTGggtaaaattaaaaagggatacccaacaaaattttaaaagaaatttaaacagaaagactaaaaaaaagTACCTGCACATgccaaaaaattacaaaaacccaataaatacagaaattattgCACAGTTAAAAGGCTCCACAATTTTTACTGCCTTAATCAACCCTCGGGTTTAATAGAACTTTGTAGACACAGGTTATATTTTAAGTGCCAAAGTCTGGCACCTACCATAGTTATGCTAAGTTATGTTTACGGAGGCAAGTTAGGTCATCTTTTCTCAGTTGGCAATAGTTAAACTGTACAAATAAAATGTTACCTAGACCCCTGAAATTTAACCTAgcgggggtggggagggggcctTAGCTTCTTTCTGCCTGCTCAATTTTGACGTCATTTGTCAGCAAATGTTCTCCATGCCactttttcatgtgtttctcCAGGGTGCTGTAAACACTGAAGGGCATCTGGCAAATGTCGCAGCGGTAGACCTCCTTCCCTATCTGGCCATGTGTTTTCATATGGCGCGTCAGCTTACTGCTCTGGGCACATGCATAGTTGCAGAGCTCGCATTTGTAAGGCCGCTCTCCAGTGTGGCTCCGACGGTGCACCGTCAAATTGCTGCAGTTCTTAAAGACCTTGCCACAGTACTCACATGTATCACTCCTGCGCCCTTCCTTCGAACTGGGTCGCCCGGGGCCGGGACCACTGATGTGGGGGGTGCTGCCTCCGCTCGCTGTGCCGCTGCGCCCTGAGAGCCCCCCGTCCAGCATGTCCCCCGGCGGGGTGGAGAAACGCAGGCTCCCGTTCTCCGACGAGTGCTCAGAAGAGGTCGCGAAGGGGGATTGTCGGGAGTCTGTGAATCCGAGGAACGGATCCTTCATGAAGTGCCGCGATGCTGCGTACCCTACCAGCCACTGGGAGTAAACATTTTCGGAAGGTATTATCGTTGCTGGTGGCAAGTCCAAATCTTTCTCTACCTTTATTCTTTTAGAGGAATTGTTTAAACTGGGGCTCGTGATAGGTGTCGGCTTGCGGGGGAACAAGTTTGGGAAGGGTTCACCCGGGCCAAAGTTTCTTCCGTTGACCGTCCCTTCCTCAGTGCGGTCCAGCTCTCCTACCACTGAGTCTTCATCACCTGGACCTCTCTGACAGAGGTCTCGAGGACACAAGTCTCGCTGGTCAGAAGACCTTTTCATGAAGCTActcctcttctgtttttcagctaGCATGTCATTATATTGCTGGATGGCACCTAGACTTACGTTCTCGATGACTTTTCCCAGGACAAGGGATTTCTCATCCGGCAGCGACTTGGAGCCGTTTTCTCGGTTACGACTGAGCTCTGAGTCCATACTGAAGCTCGACTCTGGCCGACTCTCATtttcaagctcctcttcctcctcctcctcctcttcctcttcttcattgTCATGGCCCAGGGAAGGATCGCTCTCATTCCTGAAATCTGCCTCACTGGATTTCAGTCCCTCTCCAGTGAGCTCACTTGTGCCTGGCTCAGGGGAACTAGTGGTGGACAGTCCATCGTCTGACCTGCCCGTCATGGAGCCAGCTTTATGCATATGCGTTTTCATGTGGCGTTTTAGCTTGCTGGCCTGGGAGCAAGCGTGGTCACAGAGCTGACACTTGTAGGGCTTTTCTCCTGTGTGACTGCGCCGGTGCACGATAAGGTTGCTCTGGAACTTGAATGTTTTCCCACAAAATTCACAGGACTTGCTCTTGGCCTGAGGCTGGGGAGGCGTAGTGCTGCTGGGGGGCATGGGGGGCAGTGGTGGGGTGCTCAAAAAAGGTGATTTAGGACTCGGCTGGAAAGGATTCAACAGGCGATGCATAGGGTTGGTGCGACTGGGTGAGACTGGCGGAGGGGTGGAACTGTTTCCTGCCAGCTCTCGAAGCCTCCTGGAGAAATCCATCGCTGGGGACTCAATTGCCATGGGGTTTAAACGCATAACTCTGTCAAAGGCACTGGGATGCTGGGCAACTAACCCCATTTCTTCGGCACTAAGGCGATGTGGATCCAGATGATGACGAGGCGGTGGGCTGAACAGCGGAGGCGTGTTTGGGAGCCGACCCTCACCAAAGCCAGGGTGTTCACGCAAGATGGGTCCTGTCATCCGCAAAAGATTGAAAGGGTTGTTGTCTCCAAGGAAATTCATCAGCGGGGACTGTGCAACAGTCTCCGGTCCCAGAGGAGGAGGGATGGTGATGCGTGGAGTGAGGGAACTGTTTGAGGGGCTTGTTTCCAGGTAGATGCGGAATCCATGTGTGTTCTGGGCATGCTGAAGCAAGAACCAAGCGCTATTAAAAGGCTGCTTGCATGTTGTGCAAATATAGCTTGAAGGCTCATCTTTAcctataaaagaaaaacagaaagaacactCAAAAAATAATACAGCGGAGAACATTTAAATACAGTTGGCatgcactttatttttctaacacatTTCCTCCTTGGCATTTCTGAAAGAAGGACTTAATTGCAATGTATTGACTGATATAAATTGTTCAACAGCACATTTACTCACCACACTTATTCACTTAACATGTATGACAAATATCACACATACGCATTGGTGCTATATACGTTTATATCCTCTAACTTGCAAATAAAACCTTCCTTTATGACACATAAGGATCCAAATCTTTTCACGTGTTTATTCCACAAAAAGGAATCTGTTTCAAGGGATTTATGACTACAGCcgaaaaccaaagaaaatgcagtgtgGTAGGTTTTACAAGGCACCTGCAAGGAGCTTCAGTGTCATTTTCActctttcattttatatttttatatgcttcATGCAGCAGTCCCCTGAGATGTTGCTGAATTTAATTTATACATGTTTCAGTCATACCAgcacttccatttttaaaatagtatgtAGGTATTTAGCTGCACAAGTCCTATTCAAGTCAACAGGAGCTTGGAAAACGTACCCTTGCATAAACCGCTTTGACATTCTTTTTGCCAAAACACCAAGAAGCCACTCAAATGAAACATCCGGTAATCAAAGCCGACAGCACAGTTGCAATTAACAGTAACAAATGTCGGGCCGTGCTTGAACTAGGTCCCAAGAATTTCTGAGCCTGAGCCTGCCCTCCAATGCAGAAACGCTCACTGGAGCCAAAAacattcttctgtttgcctttctAGCCTCTTTGAACGACTGCATAAAGGTGGAAAGCATTCCTTTAACCTTGATTCAGCTTTACATAAAGGACAGGTGTGGACAAGTCTGCACTACAGTCATAATTTTGCTAGCTAGAAAATTCCAGTCCTGGGCACAATATTAACTATGTGCTATCTTCAAAAAGCActtcccccccacaccccccacctTTTATCAATGCCTCTGCAAGACTCTGATAAATTCATAAATATGTGTCAACTTGAAAATCATGATccaggattttgttttgttgtttttttttttttttaaatgaggggGAGGTTTCGTGAAAAAACAACTACCCGTTTTGGAAAATCTAACATTAATTTCTTGatagtttgtttgtttatgaaAGCGCATATTTTGGCTAGTGATGGCTCTGCTGCACCTAAAGGCACTAAATTTCTTGAAAGTTGAAAGCCTGAACCAAGCTTCCCGCATGGCCTGTGTCTGCATAATGGCCCGAATGAAGCCCGATCCCGATCCCAGCCCCTCCGCAGCAGCTCAGATCTGAAGCTGAACTACACAACCCCCTTCTAGACTGGGGAGAACTGCTATTCACAAAAGCCTGTTGCTTGTGCTTGCGAATGAAAGATTTTATAAGGTGAACAGAACTGTATTATCGAAACTACCCTTGTAGAGAGGAATGACtcacagcagttaaaaaaaaaaaaaaaagaaaaaaattaaactcgGGCACACCAGGCGAAGCAGGATTGCTGCTGACTGAATTCCCCTCTTCTGGCTGTTGCAGGAATGGCTGCTACTAACAAAATCCACAAAACCTTAGACAAGGAGGCTAGAAGATTATCTGCCTACCTATCAGCCTGTCAATCTATCTAATCTTATCACCCAATGAACATCCATAAAAGCGTAAAGGAAAAAGCATCTATCAGATTGGGACTTATTTACAAAAGTAGGTGATAAATGTGGTGCAGCTCGGCATGCTTCTATTGATTTAGTAGGGCTATTGCTGTGTATAGCAGCTTCAGACCCTGATTTCGGAGAAGCCAGCTCTCCacagccaaataaaaatgtacacaGCACAGTGGGTGTTTCTGCCTGGCTGACACGGCCCTTGTGCCCTGGCCCTGCACGCTCCGTTGTACGGGACAGACCCAGTTGCTTTGATTAATCTCTAACAACTGCTGTTGGAAACACACAAGTTTGAGAACTGTACTTGGCTTGGAAAAAGTGCCTGTAACTGCTATTGACATTAATGAAAGCCACATACAAACACGGAAAGGAACTGATACATTATCCCTTAAAAATCTACTCAGCACTGAGGCAGTTAGGGAGTTTTATGTCAGCTCTGCAGCCAAAGCAACAGTAAATGCTCCCATTAttacttcaaatatttaaatttctgtttcttacagAAATATGATGAAAATGTCTAGACCTTTAACTTTCCTTGCACTGCAACATGTGTAGTATAAAAAGTGACAGAAATCACTGAAGCAGACTAAAGTATATAACATACTctgtcaaaagctttttttaacaATATGTTTTACCTCAGCTCACCCTAGAATAGATTTTAATAAAGCCCCTTCTGAAGTGTGATCTAATAGCAAATGAAGTGCAGCATCTTACAAGGTCATATATCTTCAAATTAAAGAGTGCTCTGCACCCTTCACCTTCATTTTATCCACTCTAATTAATCGATTTATTACCCACAGCTGTtcaattctttcatttttaaagtcaCAGCATGCAtgcttttttgttgtgggtttttttcctttaaaaaaaaaataaagtgtgtgtgtttgtgtgtgtgtgtgtgtgtgagcattCTCCTTGCTTAGCTCAAGAgctgagagaggaagaaggcagcTGTATATTAGAAGACAACAACAACGACGACAATAGCAACACGTTTACTTCAGCAAAGGCACATATGTAAGGAGAAAAATTCCTGAGCAGGCTGAGGATCAAGGCCAATCTAAAACTGAAAtggctgattaaaaaaattaccctCAAAATGGCAGCTGGCTGGGTGCTTGCTACTACATGTTACATGGAACtgagatgttttgttttgttttgttctccaaAACTTCACCTCTCTGAAATTCAAGTGAGGAAAGTAAATCCCCctgctttttagttttctttcaaacagaGCAAATTAGTGCTATTAGTGATCTAAGATTTACAAGCTAGCAGTCATAAAacagtcttctcttcctttttgttttgttttgtttagtttagCTTTTATGCTCCTTAACACTCCTCTTCAGGAGACCCCGACACGACAGCAAAATTGACTGCAAGCTACCTGGCTACCAATCTCTGGCTGCTTCAtgagtgtttgtgtgtgcatgcctgtgtatatatatattttaactttCACAGCCCTCAAAGACTGTCCCCAGActccctgtttaaaaaaaaattttgaaaaaaaaaatgttcatttccATATTATCACTTCATGGTTATCTTGCCTAGAAGTTGCCCTAAGCAGTGTAGATGCTCACTTTTGAGAACAGAACAATGTCAAAAAGTCTTTGAAGATCCACTCCGaacatttttatattcaaaaacttgctaaatattttaaacatgcCCAGAAACAACCACGTATTGCTCAAGAATGATCCTTATATTTAATAATGCAGTGCACCTACACTATAAAACTCTTTGTTATAAGGCTACTTTTGATATATGGCTATCTTAATCCCTTGCCACCTGCACTAAAGTCTGCCTAAATACCCACTTTATGACAACTAGCTATATAGGCTTTGCCATATGCAGTCTTTATCACTTTAACATGTGCTTGACTTTGAGCATGTGAGTAATCAATATCAGCAAAACTTAAGCATAGGCTGAAGTGCTCTGTTGGATAGTGATGAAATTATTTATGTGCTTAGAGTTAAGCACAAGCCAAGACTTCATTAATACTGTTCAATGAATTGCACATGGATTCAACTCTATAGTCTGTAACTAGGCATGATTTGGGGGGCTGATGGCTCAAGTATAATTTATTAGCTTTACTTTAGGTGGTAGATACGGGATACATACTGAGATGAGACATCCAGGCCCTGAGCAGTCAGTAATAGGTTCAAGGTTGCACTAAAGCCAAACAAATACTGCCACTGGAGTTCAGACATGAGACAGGTTTGTATGGCTGGATCCTACTGAGACACAGGTGCATAGATTCAGAAAGGCTAGGAAGGACCATGAAATTAAAGTCAGAGGGGACTGAGATAAACCTTAAGGGTTGCCTTTGTCCAATTCCTGACCCAAGCGATGCCCATATCTATGCATCTATTCATATCTATGGCAGATGCTCCATTAACCCTCTTCAAAGGCCACCTGGATGGAGAGTCTACTCAAAGAGAGCCTTCCCAAAGTCTACCTCATTGCTTCTCTCCTTTGTCATCATGAAGTTCCCCAATTGCCTCATCTAGATCTTTCTTCCTGTAATTTAAGACCATAATATTTTGTCCTACCTACATGTacatgaaaaacatgaaaaaatctAGTCTGCACCATGCATACAGATATCATCCAGCCCAGTGATTTGCAGTTGAACCACTTCATGACTTTTAGCACCCTTCTCCAAACATGATTTGGAAATGCCAAGCAACAGAGAATTTGTTATGTATTGGAGAAGTCTGTGGCAATGGTTGACTACcttctgtattaaaaaacccTGTCTTTTTTCCAATTCAAATTGCTGAGTTCAACTGCCAACCATTAGATCTTGTTATGCTTGTATATGGTAGATTAAAAATCTCTCTACTATCTTCTCCCTAAGCAGGTAATTACAAACTATGAACTTATTGAACACTTGCCTTTTCTGTGTATTATGACAAAAGATGgtattttccagaaatattaaaatgtgttCCCTCCATTACTGCATGACAGACTATGTTCCGTTCAAAATGTCAAAGCAATAAtgagcttttttctcttttatgaaCAGCACAAAACAAAGCTAAATTCAGATCCTGCCTCCCAAATTCTGACCTTACAGGGGAGAGTGAGAAAAGACAGGTTGGTTTGCCCAGCCTGAATCCCCTGACATATCTGTCCTCTGCAGTCTGACTTGTATCGTTTAGTGATACACAGATCTTCCTTGCCCAGTTGGTACATGACTTTCTATATACCCTGAATGCTGAGCACCTTTGTCCTGGAGATAAATTTCCCTCAAAATATCCTCAGTTATTCTGGATACTATCAAACAATAATCAGTGTGAGATAAGAACTGTTGAGAATTCGTTATTTTCTGCTGGGCTACAGTGACATCCAGTGCCTTATGAATCCTCCCCTCAGCATGCCTGGGTAATTCCATTAGCTGTAGCAAAAAACAAACTTCCCCCCCTTTTTAATCACCTACCCATAACCCCTGCCAGGACTGCAGTGAGGACCTGCAGCAGGTCCACATAACCACTGCCATTCTTCACCTC from Phalacrocorax aristotelis chromosome 9, bGulAri2.1, whole genome shotgun sequence includes the following:
- the BCL11B gene encoding B-cell lymphoma/leukemia 11B isoform X4 is translated as MSRRKQGNPQHLSQREIITQADHVEPALADEDESLAITEPGGISIAAGGTDPDLLTCGQCQMNFPLGDILVFIEHKRKQCNGTGGACYEKSMDKSSPPPSSRAELRKVSEPVEIGIQVTPDEEDRLLTPTKGICPKQENIAGKDEPSSYICTTCKQPFNSAWFLLQHAQNTHGFRIYLETSPSNSSLTPRITIPPPLGPETVAQSPLMNFLGDNNPFNLLRMTGPILREHPGFGEGRLPNTPPLFSPPPRHHLDPHRLSAEEMGLVAQHPSAFDRVMRLNPMAIESPAMDFSRRLRELAGNSSTPPPVSPSRTNPMHRLLNPFQPSPKSPFLSTPPLPPMPPSSTTPPQPQAKSKSCEFCGKTFKFQSNLIVHRRSHTGEKPYKCQLCDHACSQASKLKRHMKTHMHKAGSMTGRSDDGLSTTSSPEPGTSELTGEGLKSSEADFRNESDPSLGHDNEEEEEEEEEEEELENESRPESSFSMDSELSRNRENGSKSLPDEKSLVLGKVIENVSLGAIQQYNDMLAEKQKRSSFMKRSSDQRDLCPRDLCQRGPGDEDSVVGELDRTEEGTVNGRNFGPGEPFPNLFPRKPTPITSPSLNNSSKRIKVEKDLDLPPATIIPSENVYSQWLVGYAASRHFMKDPFLGFTDSRQSPFATSSEHSSENGSLRFSTPPGDMLDGGLSGRSGTASGGSTPHISGPGPGRPSSKEGRRSDTCEYCGKVFKNCSNLTVHRRSHTGERPYKCELCNYACAQSSKLTRHMKTHGQIGKEVYRCDICQMPFSVYSTLEKHMKKWHGEHLLTNDVKIEQAERS
- the BCL11B gene encoding B-cell lymphoma/leukemia 11B isoform X2; this translates as MSRRKQGNPQHLSQREIITQADHVEPALADEDESLAITEPGGISIAAGGTDPDLLTCGQCQMNFPLGDILVFIEHKRKQCNGTGGACYEKSMDKSSPPPSSRAELRKVSEPVEIGIQVTPDEEDRLLTPTKGICPKQENIAGPSRPANLPGAPIAASSHPHTSVITSPLRALASLPPCLSLPCCGARAVSVGGTQTEIQTETSGTFGCHCQLSGKDEPSSYICTTCKQPFNSAWFLLQHAQNTHGFRIYLETSPSNSSLTPRITIPPPLGPETVAQSPLMNFLGDNNPFNLLRMTGPILREHPGFGEGRLPNTPPLFSPPPRHHLDPHRLSAEEMGLVAQHPSAFDRVMRLNPMAIESPAMDFSRRLRELAGNSSTPPPVSPSRTNPMHRLLNPFQPSPKSPFLSTPPLPPMPPSSTTPPQPQAKSKSCEFCGKTFKFQSNLIVHRRSHTGEKPYKCQLCDHACSQASKLKRHMKTHMHKAGSMTGRSDDGLSTTSSPEPGTSELTGEGLKSSEADFRNESDPSLGHDNEEEEEEEEEEEELENESRPESSFSMDSELSRNRENGSKSLPDEKSLVLGKVIENVSLGAIQQYNDMLAEKQKRSSFMKRSSDQRDLCPRDLCQRGPGDEDSVVGELDRTEEGTVNGRNFGPGEPFPNLFPRKPTPITSPSLNNSSKRIKVEKDLDLPPATIIPSENVYSQWLVGYAASRHFMKDPFLGFTDSRQSPFATSSEHSSENGSLRFSTPPGDMLDGGLSGRSGTASGGSTPHISGPGPGRPSSKEGRRSDTCEYCGKVFKNCSNLTVHRRSHTGERPYKCELCNYACAQSSKLTRHMKTHGQIGKEVYRCDICQMPFSVYSTLEKHMKKWHGEHLLTNDVKIEQAERS
- the BCL11B gene encoding B-cell lymphoma/leukemia 11B isoform X3, whose protein sequence is MSRRKQGNPQHLSQREIITPEADHVEPALADEDESLAITEPGGISIAAGGTDPDLLTCGQCQMNFPLGDILVFIEHKRKQCNGTGGACYEKSMDKSSPPPSSRAELRKVSEPVEIGIQVTPDEEDRLLTPTKGICPKQENIAGKDEPSSYICTTCKQPFNSAWFLLQHAQNTHGFRIYLETSPSNSSLTPRITIPPPLGPETVAQSPLMNFLGDNNPFNLLRMTGPILREHPGFGEGRLPNTPPLFSPPPRHHLDPHRLSAEEMGLVAQHPSAFDRVMRLNPMAIESPAMDFSRRLRELAGNSSTPPPVSPSRTNPMHRLLNPFQPSPKSPFLSTPPLPPMPPSSTTPPQPQAKSKSCEFCGKTFKFQSNLIVHRRSHTGEKPYKCQLCDHACSQASKLKRHMKTHMHKAGSMTGRSDDGLSTTSSPEPGTSELTGEGLKSSEADFRNESDPSLGHDNEEEEEEEEEEEELENESRPESSFSMDSELSRNRENGSKSLPDEKSLVLGKVIENVSLGAIQQYNDMLAEKQKRSSFMKRSSDQRDLCPRDLCQRGPGDEDSVVGELDRTEEGTVNGRNFGPGEPFPNLFPRKPTPITSPSLNNSSKRIKVEKDLDLPPATIIPSENVYSQWLVGYAASRHFMKDPFLGFTDSRQSPFATSSEHSSENGSLRFSTPPGDMLDGGLSGRSGTASGGSTPHISGPGPGRPSSKEGRRSDTCEYCGKVFKNCSNLTVHRRSHTGERPYKCELCNYACAQSSKLTRHMKTHGQIGKEVYRCDICQMPFSVYSTLEKHMKKWHGEHLLTNDVKIEQAERS
- the BCL11B gene encoding B-cell lymphoma/leukemia 11B isoform X1, which translates into the protein MSRRKQGNPQHLSQREIITPEADHVEPALADEDESLAITEPGGISIAAGGTDPDLLTCGQCQMNFPLGDILVFIEHKRKQCNGTGGACYEKSMDKSSPPPSSRAELRKVSEPVEIGIQVTPDEEDRLLTPTKGICPKQENIAGPSRPANLPGAPIAASSHPHTSVITSPLRALASLPPCLSLPCCGARAVSVGGTQTEIQTETSGTFGCHCQLSGKDEPSSYICTTCKQPFNSAWFLLQHAQNTHGFRIYLETSPSNSSLTPRITIPPPLGPETVAQSPLMNFLGDNNPFNLLRMTGPILREHPGFGEGRLPNTPPLFSPPPRHHLDPHRLSAEEMGLVAQHPSAFDRVMRLNPMAIESPAMDFSRRLRELAGNSSTPPPVSPSRTNPMHRLLNPFQPSPKSPFLSTPPLPPMPPSSTTPPQPQAKSKSCEFCGKTFKFQSNLIVHRRSHTGEKPYKCQLCDHACSQASKLKRHMKTHMHKAGSMTGRSDDGLSTTSSPEPGTSELTGEGLKSSEADFRNESDPSLGHDNEEEEEEEEEEEELENESRPESSFSMDSELSRNRENGSKSLPDEKSLVLGKVIENVSLGAIQQYNDMLAEKQKRSSFMKRSSDQRDLCPRDLCQRGPGDEDSVVGELDRTEEGTVNGRNFGPGEPFPNLFPRKPTPITSPSLNNSSKRIKVEKDLDLPPATIIPSENVYSQWLVGYAASRHFMKDPFLGFTDSRQSPFATSSEHSSENGSLRFSTPPGDMLDGGLSGRSGTASGGSTPHISGPGPGRPSSKEGRRSDTCEYCGKVFKNCSNLTVHRRSHTGERPYKCELCNYACAQSSKLTRHMKTHGQIGKEVYRCDICQMPFSVYSTLEKHMKKWHGEHLLTNDVKIEQAERS